In Vibrio alginolyticus NBRC 15630 = ATCC 17749, one genomic interval encodes:
- a CDS encoding DUF2909 domain-containing protein — protein MSTVFLFKLTLVLLLLFIIFNLAKALIEMVREDPDNPEKRDKPMSHYLGRRVMFSALVVVLLLIALSSGWLAPNPRPY, from the coding sequence ATGTCCACCGTATTTCTATTCAAACTGACGCTTGTCCTTTTGCTGCTTTTCATTATCTTCAACCTCGCAAAAGCGCTTATCGAAATGGTTCGTGAAGACCCAGATAATCCTGAAAAAAGAGACAAACCCATGAGTCATTACTTAGGCCGTCGAGTCATGTTCTCAGCTTTGGTGGTCGTCCTTTTGCTTATTGCGCTCAGCTCGGGTTGGCTAGCACCAAACCCTCGCCCTTATTAG
- a CDS encoding cytochrome c oxidase subunit 3: MSNKPGTYYVPAQSSWPIIGAFALFLVAVGAGMTVQGTQSDGAVGTIGGIVLAVGFLFLLYMLAGWFSNVITESLSGKYSSQITRSFRQGMSWFIFSEVMFFGAFFGALFYARMISVPWLGGADNNFMTNEVLWPTFEAMWPLTLTPGGETTQAMPWQGIPLTNTILLLLSSITLHMAHISLEQDKRTALIVWLEITIVLAGFFLYYQAVEYVHAYQDIGLTLQSGIYGNTFFMLTGFHGLHVCLGTIFLIVLLFRIAKDHFSPKNHFAFQAGSWYWHFVDVVWLCLFVFVYVL; this comes from the coding sequence ATGAGTAACAAGCCAGGAACATATTATGTTCCCGCTCAAAGTAGCTGGCCGATCATCGGTGCATTTGCTCTGTTTTTGGTTGCTGTTGGCGCGGGCATGACCGTCCAGGGGACACAAAGTGACGGTGCAGTGGGAACCATTGGTGGCATTGTGCTAGCGGTGGGCTTCTTGTTCTTGCTTTACATGTTGGCTGGTTGGTTTAGTAATGTGATTACTGAATCACTGAGTGGAAAATACAGCTCGCAAATTACTCGTTCTTTTCGCCAAGGAATGAGCTGGTTTATCTTTTCTGAAGTGATGTTTTTTGGTGCCTTTTTTGGTGCCTTGTTCTACGCCAGAATGATTTCTGTGCCTTGGTTAGGTGGGGCAGATAATAACTTCATGACTAACGAAGTCCTGTGGCCAACCTTCGAAGCGATGTGGCCACTCACACTGACACCGGGAGGAGAAACAACACAAGCTATGCCGTGGCAGGGCATACCCCTTACCAATACTATCTTGCTGCTATTGTCGTCTATTACGCTACATATGGCGCATATAAGCCTTGAACAAGACAAAAGAACGGCACTGATTGTTTGGTTAGAGATAACCATCGTACTTGCTGGCTTTTTTCTATATTACCAAGCGGTTGAGTATGTTCATGCTTATCAAGACATAGGGCTCACGTTGCAGTCCGGTATTTACGGTAACACGTTCTTCATGTTGACGGGGTTCCACGGTTTACACGTTTGTCTTGGGACTATCTTCTTGATCGTGCTGCTGTTCAGAATCGCTAAAGATCACTTTTCGCCAAAGAACCATTTTGCCTTTCAAGCCGGCAGCTGGTATTGGCATTTCGTGGATGTGGTTTGGTTATGTCTGTTTGTGTTTGTTTACGTACTTTAG
- a CDS encoding cytochrome c oxidase assembly protein codes for MKPNPSNKKLTVKLLLATLLMFGFGYALVPLYDVMCDALGINGKTSEVAAIQPTGMQPDMSRTIRVEFMAHVSPDMPWEFRPKVISMDVHPGEVVQTEYLAFNESGQKLVGQAVPSVSPGTGAAYFNKIECFCFNQQPLDGKQQAQMPLIFYIEPDLPESIHTLTLSYTLYKLPPPTGS; via the coding sequence ATGAAACCGAATCCATCAAACAAGAAGCTCACAGTGAAGTTACTTTTGGCGACCCTGTTAATGTTTGGCTTCGGCTATGCACTGGTCCCACTTTATGACGTGATGTGCGACGCATTGGGAATCAATGGAAAGACAAGTGAAGTGGCCGCTATTCAACCGACAGGTATGCAGCCGGACATGAGCCGAACTATTCGCGTGGAGTTTATGGCGCATGTAAGCCCAGATATGCCTTGGGAGTTTAGACCCAAAGTGATTTCGATGGATGTTCACCCAGGTGAAGTTGTGCAAACTGAATACCTTGCATTTAATGAAAGCGGGCAGAAGTTGGTGGGGCAAGCCGTTCCTTCTGTTTCTCCCGGGACTGGAGCTGCTTACTTCAATAAGATTGAGTGTTTTTGTTTTAACCAGCAGCCTCTGGATGGTAAACAGCAAGCTCAAATGCCGTTGATTTTTTATATCGAACCGGACTTGCCTGAGTCTATACACACGTTAACGCTGTCTTACACACTCTATAAACTTCCCCCTCCTACAGGCTCTTAG
- the ctaD gene encoding cytochrome c oxidase subunit I, with protein MSKPIDKAVKSAPAEASANSTIAIDDGHEHHAPQGITRWLYSTSHKDIGTLYLWFSFAMFLTGGAMAMIIRAELFQPGLQLVDPQFFNQMTTVHGLVMVFGAVMPAFTGLANWMIPMMIGAPDMALPRMNNLSFWILPFAFLILLSSLFLPGGGPDFGWTFYAPLSTTYGPDSTALFVFSVHIMGISSIMGAINVIVTIVNMRAPGMTWFKLPMFVWTWLITAFLLIAVMPVLAGAVTMVLTDKYFGTSFFDAAGGGDPVMFQHIFWFFGHPEVYIMILPSFGIISAILPAFSGKKLFGYHSMVYATCSIALLSFLVWAHHMFTTGMPVFAELFFMYCTMLIAVPTGVKVFNWVATMWRGALTFETPMLFAIAFIVLFTIGGFSGLMLAIVPADFQYHDTYFVVAHFHYVLVSGAVFSIMAAAYYWLPKWTGNMYDHKLSLWHFWCSIISVNVLFFPMHFLGLAGMPRRIPDYAIQFADVNQIVSIGGFAFGLSQLIFLWLVIKCIRGGEKASAKPWERAEGLEWTVPSPAPHHTFTTPPEID; from the coding sequence ATGAGTAAGCCAATAGATAAGGCAGTGAAGTCTGCGCCAGCAGAAGCCAGTGCGAACAGTACCATTGCGATCGATGATGGTCACGAGCATCATGCACCCCAGGGCATCACTCGTTGGTTGTATTCTACAAGCCATAAAGACATAGGCACCCTCTACCTTTGGTTTAGCTTTGCGATGTTTCTAACAGGTGGTGCGATGGCAATGATCATTCGTGCCGAACTGTTCCAGCCAGGGCTACAGCTAGTCGATCCGCAGTTTTTTAATCAAATGACCACGGTACACGGTTTAGTGATGGTATTTGGTGCGGTGATGCCAGCATTTACGGGTCTTGCTAACTGGATGATCCCGATGATGATCGGCGCTCCTGATATGGCGCTGCCGCGCATGAACAACTTGAGCTTTTGGATCTTACCTTTTGCATTTCTTATTTTGTTGAGCTCGTTGTTTTTACCTGGCGGCGGTCCTGATTTTGGTTGGACGTTTTATGCTCCGCTGTCCACGACTTATGGACCAGATAGCACTGCGCTGTTTGTATTCTCTGTGCATATCATGGGTATCAGCTCCATTATGGGCGCGATCAACGTTATCGTGACGATCGTAAATATGCGAGCTCCGGGAATGACTTGGTTCAAGTTACCAATGTTTGTTTGGACTTGGTTAATTACCGCTTTCTTGTTGATCGCGGTTATGCCGGTACTAGCGGGTGCAGTGACCATGGTTCTTACTGACAAATATTTCGGGACTAGCTTCTTTGACGCAGCTGGTGGTGGTGACCCGGTAATGTTCCAACACATCTTTTGGTTCTTTGGTCACCCAGAAGTGTACATCATGATTTTACCGTCGTTTGGAATCATTTCCGCCATTCTGCCTGCTTTCAGTGGTAAGAAGCTGTTTGGTTATCATTCGATGGTTTACGCGACGTGCAGCATTGCATTGTTATCTTTCCTTGTGTGGGCGCACCACATGTTTACCACGGGGATGCCAGTTTTTGCTGAGCTCTTCTTCATGTATTGCACTATGCTGATTGCGGTACCAACGGGGGTTAAAGTCTTTAACTGGGTTGCCACCATGTGGCGTGGAGCTCTGACATTTGAAACGCCAATGTTGTTTGCCATTGCCTTTATTGTGCTTTTTACTATTGGTGGCTTCTCGGGACTGATGTTGGCGATTGTGCCGGCGGACTTCCAATATCATGACACTTACTTCGTAGTTGCCCATTTCCATTATGTGTTGGTATCTGGTGCGGTATTCTCGATCATGGCAGCGGCATACTACTGGCTACCTAAGTGGACGGGTAATATGTACGACCACAAGCTGAGTTTATGGCATTTCTGGTGCTCAATTATTTCCGTCAATGTCCTGTTTTTCCCAATGCACTTCCTAGGCTTAGCGGGCATGCCAAGACGCATACCGGATTACGCCATTCAGTTTGCTGATGTTAATCAAATAGTATCAATTGGTGGGTTTGCATTTGGGTTGTCACAACTGATCTTCTTATGGTTGGTGATCAAGTGTATTCGTGGCGGGGAAAAGGCTTCTGCAAAACCGTGGGAACGTGCGGAGGGCTTAGAGTGGACAGTGCCAAGCCCTGCGCCACATCATACGTTTACTACACCGCCTGAGATTGACTAG
- the coxB gene encoding cytochrome c oxidase subunit II → MKRLTTTLALSLNVILITFSSFGWSKENDYNMTKGVTEISGQVYELHMLIFYICCVIALIVFGVMFYSIFRHRKSKGAVAAHFHESTKVEIIWTVIPIIILVAMAIPATKTLVAMEDTSQSDITVKITGSQWKWHYSYFGEDVEFFSLLATSQKQIDGIEAKGAHYLLEVDNPLVLPVNRKVRFLMTSDDVIHSWWVPDFAVKKDTIPGFINEAWTRIDEPGVYRGQCAELCGRAHGFMPVVVHAMEEEKFDEWLASKKQELALQKAAAQEALSQDLSMDELMSQGESIYTARCAVCHQANGEGIPGAFPAIKGSPIATGDVTEHIDIIVNGRPGTAMQAFSNQLSDKEIGAVITYQRNAWGNDTGDTVQASDVNAFKAQGSAKEEI, encoded by the coding sequence TTGAAAAGATTAACGACTACTCTAGCCTTATCACTGAATGTGATTTTAATCACATTTTCCTCTTTTGGTTGGTCAAAGGAAAATGACTACAACATGACAAAAGGGGTCACAGAGATAAGTGGGCAAGTGTATGAATTACATATGCTGATTTTCTATATCTGCTGTGTAATTGCTTTGATTGTTTTTGGTGTGATGTTCTATTCCATCTTCCGTCATCGCAAGTCAAAAGGAGCAGTTGCCGCACATTTCCATGAAAGTACAAAAGTGGAAATTATTTGGACGGTCATACCCATCATCATTCTTGTCGCTATGGCGATTCCCGCAACGAAAACTTTAGTCGCAATGGAAGACACAAGCCAATCGGATATCACGGTCAAGATCACAGGCTCGCAATGGAAATGGCATTACAGCTATTTTGGCGAAGATGTTGAGTTTTTTAGTTTGCTTGCCACCAGCCAAAAACAAATTGATGGAATCGAAGCTAAAGGCGCACATTACTTACTGGAAGTAGACAACCCTTTGGTGTTGCCTGTGAATCGCAAAGTGCGTTTTTTGATGACTTCTGATGATGTCATTCACTCTTGGTGGGTACCGGACTTTGCCGTCAAGAAAGACACCATTCCAGGTTTTATTAATGAAGCATGGACAAGAATTGATGAGCCAGGCGTATATCGCGGCCAATGTGCGGAGCTATGTGGTCGTGCACACGGATTTATGCCAGTGGTGGTGCATGCGATGGAAGAAGAAAAGTTCGATGAATGGCTAGCGAGTAAGAAGCAAGAACTCGCACTTCAAAAAGCGGCGGCACAAGAAGCGCTCTCTCAAGACTTATCTATGGACGAATTGATGTCGCAAGGCGAATCGATATACACGGCGCGTTGCGCTGTGTGTCATCAGGCAAATGGTGAGGGGATTCCGGGTGCATTTCCCGCGATTAAAGGCAGTCCTATTGCAACCGGAGATGTTACAGAGCACATAGATATTATTGTCAACGGTCGCCCGGGCACCGCAATGCAGGCTTTTTCTAATCAGTTAAGTGACAAAGAAATTGGCGCGGTTATCACATATCAACGAAATGCATGGGGCAACGATACTGGCGATACAGTGCAAGCATCCGATGTGAATGCCTTTAAGGCACAAGGCAGTGCTAAGGAGGAAATATGA